The Engystomops pustulosus chromosome 4, aEngPut4.maternal, whole genome shotgun sequence genome contains a region encoding:
- the STK38L gene encoding serine/threonine-protein kinase 38-like isoform X1 has product MAVTAGNASAFPMSNHTRERVTVAKLTLETFYSNLILQHEERETRQKKLEIAMDEEGLGDDEKRLRRSQHARKETEFLRLKRTRLGLDDFESLKVIGRGAFGEVRLVQKKDTGHIYAMKILRKADMLEKEQVAHIRAERDILVEADGAWVVKMFYSFQDKRNLYLIMEFLPGGDMMTLLMKKDTLSEEETQFYIAETVLAIDAIHQLGFIHRDIKPDNLLLDAKGHVKLSDFGLCTGLKKAHRTEFYRNLSHNPPSDFTFQNMNSKRKAETWKKNRRQLAYSTVGTPDYIAPEVFMQTGYNKLCDWWSLGVIMYEMLIGYPPFCSETPQETYRKVMTWKETLVFPPEVPISEKSKDLILRFCTDAENRIGANGVEEIKSHLFFEGVDWGHIRERPAAITIEIKSIDDTSNFDEFPESDILQPGKIPNTTEPDYKSKDWVFLNYTYKRFEGLTQRGSIPSYMKSGKL; this is encoded by the exons ATGGCAGTGACGGCGGGGAACGCCAGCGCCTTCCCGATGAGTAACCACACCCGGGAGCGCGTGACGGTGGCCAAGCTGACCCTGGAGACCTTCTACAGCAACCTCATCCTGCAGCACGAGGAGCGCGAGACCAG GCAGAAGAAGCTGGAGATCGCTATGGACGAGGAGGGGCTGGGGGACGATGAG AAGAGGCTCCGGCGGTCGCAGCACGCCAGGAAGGAGACCGAATTCCTGCGCCTCAAGAGGACCAGGCTGGGCTTGGACGATTTCGAGTCGCTGAAGGTGATCGGGAGGGGAGCGTTCGGAGAG GTGCGTTTGGTTCAGAAGAAGGACACGGGACACATCTATGCAATGAAGATCCTCAGGAAAGCCGACATGTTAGAAAAGGAGCAG GTGGCGCACATCCGAGCCGAGAGGGATATACTGGTAGAAGCCGATGGGGCCTGGGTGGTAAAGATGTTCTACAGCTTCCAGGACAAGAGGAACCTCTATCTCATCATGGAGTTTCTACCTGGAG GTGACATGATGACGCTGCTGATGAAGAAGGACACGCTGTCGGAGGAGGAGACGCAGTTCTATATTGCAGAGACTGTCTTGGCCATTGATGCTATTCACCAGTTGGGCTTTATCCATCGAGACATCAAGCCGGATAACTTGCTGCTGGATGCTAAG GGTCATGTCAAGCTGTCAGACTTCGGCCTTTGCACTGGACTGAAAAAAGCTCATCGGACCGAATTCTACAGGAACCTCAGTCACAATCCACCCAGTGATTTCA CTTTTCAGAATATGAACTCCAAGAGGAAGGCCGAGACCTGGAAGAAGAATCGGAGGCAGCTG gcCTACTCTACAGTGGGGACCCCCGACTACATCGCCCCCGAGGTCTTCATGCAAACGGGGTACAACAAGCTGTGTGACTGGTGGTCGCTGGGAGTCATCATGTACGAGATGCTGATAG GATATCCCCCGTTCTGCTCGGAGACCCCGCAGGAGACGTATCGGAAGGTCATGACCTGGAAAGAGACGCTCGTGTTTCCTCCCGAGGTGCCAATATCCGAGAAGTCCAAAGACTTAATTCTCAG GTTCTGCACCGACGCCGAGAACCGGATCGGCGCAAATGGAGTGGAGGAGATAAAGAGTCACCTGTTCTTCGAAGGCGTGGACTGGGGTCACATCAG GGAGAGGCCGGCCGCCATCACCATCGAGATCAAAAGCATCGACGACACGTCCAACTTTGATGAGTTCCCAGAATCGGACATCCTGCAGCCAGGTAAGA TACCGAACACAACGGAGCCGGACTACAAATCCAAGGACTGGGTTTTCCTAAACTACACCTACAAGCGCTTTGAGGGCCTGACGCAGCGCGGCTCCATCCCCTCCTACATGAAATCCGGGAAGCTATGA
- the STK38L gene encoding serine/threonine-protein kinase 38-like isoform X2 — protein sequence MAVTAGNASAFPMSNHTRERVTVAKLTLETFYSNLILQHEERETRQKKLEIAMDEEGLGDDEKRLRRSQHARKETEFLRLKRTRLGLDDFESLKVIGRGAFGEVRLVQKKDTGHIYAMKILRKADMLEKEQVAHIRAERDILVEADGAWVVKMFYSFQDKRNLYLIMEFLPGGDMMTLLMKKDTLSEEETQFYIAETVLAIDAIHQLGFIHRDIKPDNLLLDAKGHVKLSDFGLCTGLKKAHRTEFYRNLSHNPPSDFTFQNMNSKRKAETWKKNRRQLAYSTVGTPDYIAPEVFMQTGYNKLCDWWSLGVIMYEMLIGYPPFCSETPQETYRKVMTWKETLVFPPEVPISEKSKDLILRFCTDAENRIGANGVEEIKSHLFFEGVDWGHIRERPAAITIEIKSIDDTSNFDEFPESDILQPVPNTTEPDYKSKDWVFLNYTYKRFEGLTQRGSIPSYMKSGKL from the exons ATGGCAGTGACGGCGGGGAACGCCAGCGCCTTCCCGATGAGTAACCACACCCGGGAGCGCGTGACGGTGGCCAAGCTGACCCTGGAGACCTTCTACAGCAACCTCATCCTGCAGCACGAGGAGCGCGAGACCAG GCAGAAGAAGCTGGAGATCGCTATGGACGAGGAGGGGCTGGGGGACGATGAG AAGAGGCTCCGGCGGTCGCAGCACGCCAGGAAGGAGACCGAATTCCTGCGCCTCAAGAGGACCAGGCTGGGCTTGGACGATTTCGAGTCGCTGAAGGTGATCGGGAGGGGAGCGTTCGGAGAG GTGCGTTTGGTTCAGAAGAAGGACACGGGACACATCTATGCAATGAAGATCCTCAGGAAAGCCGACATGTTAGAAAAGGAGCAG GTGGCGCACATCCGAGCCGAGAGGGATATACTGGTAGAAGCCGATGGGGCCTGGGTGGTAAAGATGTTCTACAGCTTCCAGGACAAGAGGAACCTCTATCTCATCATGGAGTTTCTACCTGGAG GTGACATGATGACGCTGCTGATGAAGAAGGACACGCTGTCGGAGGAGGAGACGCAGTTCTATATTGCAGAGACTGTCTTGGCCATTGATGCTATTCACCAGTTGGGCTTTATCCATCGAGACATCAAGCCGGATAACTTGCTGCTGGATGCTAAG GGTCATGTCAAGCTGTCAGACTTCGGCCTTTGCACTGGACTGAAAAAAGCTCATCGGACCGAATTCTACAGGAACCTCAGTCACAATCCACCCAGTGATTTCA CTTTTCAGAATATGAACTCCAAGAGGAAGGCCGAGACCTGGAAGAAGAATCGGAGGCAGCTG gcCTACTCTACAGTGGGGACCCCCGACTACATCGCCCCCGAGGTCTTCATGCAAACGGGGTACAACAAGCTGTGTGACTGGTGGTCGCTGGGAGTCATCATGTACGAGATGCTGATAG GATATCCCCCGTTCTGCTCGGAGACCCCGCAGGAGACGTATCGGAAGGTCATGACCTGGAAAGAGACGCTCGTGTTTCCTCCCGAGGTGCCAATATCCGAGAAGTCCAAAGACTTAATTCTCAG GTTCTGCACCGACGCCGAGAACCGGATCGGCGCAAATGGAGTGGAGGAGATAAAGAGTCACCTGTTCTTCGAAGGCGTGGACTGGGGTCACATCAG GGAGAGGCCGGCCGCCATCACCATCGAGATCAAAAGCATCGACGACACGTCCAACTTTGATGAGTTCCCAGAATCGGACATCCTGCAGCCAG TACCGAACACAACGGAGCCGGACTACAAATCCAAGGACTGGGTTTTCCTAAACTACACCTACAAGCGCTTTGAGGGCCTGACGCAGCGCGGCTCCATCCCCTCCTACATGAAATCCGGGAAGCTATGA